The sequence TATACGTTCACCCGTGGACATATATCCTGTAAAGTGGCACCCATCGCATGTATTGGAGGTTGGCAACTCTTTATTGTCATGAGGGTAAGCATCTTGGTACCACTCTTGATAGGGTGTAAACTCCTGCCATTTTTTTATCTCTTCATTCCACTGGTAGTTCCCCAATCTAAAGTCTTTTTTACCGTTGATGGTTTCAGGTATCATATAGCTTTGTGTAAACTTGGATCCTATCGTGTAAACAGCCTGGGCGAGTGTAAAGTCTGCACCGGAAGGTAATGCGGTAAAGTCTGCCACTACAGCATCGGGATTTACTTTGATATCTTGTATTATTTTGGAGTGTAGAGAAAGTATCCAGTCATGATGTTTCTCTTCATGACACTTTTTACATTCTTGGGAACCGACAAAATGCGCACCTTTTTGTTCTTTGGGTTGGAGGTCAAGATTTAAACTGATACGTGTTTTAGTCAATTGCGTGTAGTAAGGGGTGATTTTAGGCAGGTTACCCCAAATAATTCCTGCGACCATAAGCAATAAAAGAGTAAAGCCTATGAAAATTTTTTTCATAAGATAAATGCTTTCTTCATATGTGCTTTTATCTCCTCAAAGGTAAAAGCATGCTCTGTAAAATACTCAAAAGCGATGATACCCTGATAGAGCAGCATATCAGATCCGTCTTTTGTCGGTTTATTGTGTTGTTTTGCAAGTTTTAAAAAAGGGGTCTCTTTCCCGTAGATCACATCTACACAGGCCTTTGCAGTGGGTATGACTGCATCGAGTATCTCGGAAGGACAAGGAAGTGAGTCATCTTCAAGTCCCGCAGAGGTCATATTGATAACCAGGTCATAAGGCTTTGGCTGAAAATCATCAAAGGTATGTGTCTCAAATCCGTGCTCTTTGAAGTATGTGAGCCTACCACCGCTGCGATTAAGAATCGTTACTTCATAACCTGCTTCTTTGAGTATGATAGAAGTGGATTTCGCTGTACCTCCCGCACCTAAAAAAAGTACTGTCTTGGCACCTTTGAATTCTGAAATGGCTTTTAAGAAACCCGGAGCATCT is a genomic window of Sulfurovum sp. XGS-02 containing:
- a CDS encoding shikimate dehydrogenase: MKQLFAIFGNPVSHSKSPLMHNLSFKGLDFDGCYARYLLEEGSKLKETFFSLGLKGINITVPHKEYAYAACDVLDPFAQKVGAVNTIVEKEGKLYGYNTDAPGFLKAISEFKGAKTVLFLGAGGTAKSTSIILKEAGYEVTILNRSGGRLTYFKEHGFETHTFDDFQPKPYDLVINMTSAGLEDDSLPCPSEILDAVIPTAKACVDVIYGKETPFLKLAKQHNKPTKDGSDMLLYQGIIAFEYFTEHAFTFEEIKAHMKKAFIL